The genome window ATATCATCAACGTGTAAGCCTGTTGTCGGCTCATCCAAAATATAAAAAGACTTTCCGGTAGATCGACGGTGTAATTCTGACGCTAGTTTTACCCTTTGTGCCTCTCCACCTGATAAAGTAGTCGCTGGCTGTCCGAGTTTAATATAACCTAAACCAACGTCCACAATTGTTTGCAATTTACGATGGATTTTCGGTATATTTTCGAAGAAGGATACACCATCTTCCACTGTCATTTCCAATACATCGGAGATGTTTTTTCCTTTATATTTCACTTCTAATGTTTCCCTATTGTATCGTTTGCCATGACAAACTTCACATGGAACATAAACATCTGGAAGGAAATGCATTTCAATTTTTATGATTCCATCTCCGCGGCATGCTTCGCATCTTCCACCTTTAACATTAAAACTAAAACGTCCTTTTTTATAACCGCGTACCTTTGCTTCATTGGTTGTCGCAAAAACATCACGTATATCATCAAACACACCCGTATAAGTCGCCGGATTCGATCTTGGTGTTCGACCAATTGGGGATTGGTCAATATCTATGACTTTTTCCAATTGTTCAATTCCCTTAATTTCCTTATGGGCACCTGGCTTTGCCTTCGCACGATTTAGCTTTTGAGCCAAGCCTTTATGAAGAATTTCATTAATTAAAGTACTTTTTCCTGAACCAGAAACCCCTGTCACAGCGATAAACATTCCGAGCGGTATTTTTACATTTACATTTTTTAAATTATTTTCTTTTGCCCCAGTAATTTCAATATATCTGCCATCACTTTGTTTTCTCTCTAATGGAAGTGGAATGAATTTCTTTCCAGATAAATACTGACCAGTTATCGATTGTGGATCATTCATTACTTCTTTTGGCGTTCCCACAGAAATAATTTCGCCACCATGGACACCCGCACCTGGACCAACATCAATTAAATAGTCAGCAGCCATCATGGTATCTTCATCATGTTCTACAACAATCAATGTATTCCCTATATCACGCATCTGTCTTAATGTATCGATTAATTTATCATTATCTCTTTGATGAAGCCCAATGGAAGGCTCGTCCAAAATATAAAGAACACCCGTAAGCCTTGAACCGATTTGTGTTGCTAAACGAATTCTTTGGGCTTCTCCACCTGATAAAGTTCCTGCCGCTCTACTTAGTGTTAGATAATCTAATCCAACATTGATTAAAAATCCAACTCTTTCTTTTATTTCTCGAAGAATCAAGTTAGCAATTTGTTTTTCTTTATCTGTTAAATCAACCTTCTCCATAAATTCATAGCATTCCACCACTGATTTTTCAGTAATTTTGCCGATATGCTGTCCGTTAATTAAAACAGCCAAAGCCTCTTTCTTTAGGCGATATCCTTTACATGTGCGACAAGGCTGTTCTGCCATGTATTTTTGCATTTGCTCACGGATGTAGTCAGAACTAGTTTCTT of Niallia circulans contains these proteins:
- the uvrA gene encoding excinuclease ABC subunit UvrA, yielding MAKDKLIVKGARANNLKNIDITIPRDQLVVITGLSGSGKSSLAFDTIYAEGQRRYVESLSAYARQFLGQMDKPDVDSIEGLSPAISIDQKTTSRNPRSTVGTVTEIYDYLRLLFARVGRPTCPEHGIEISSQTIEQMVDRILEYPERTRLQVLAPVVSGRKGTHVKILEDVKKQGYVRLRIDGEMFEIGDDISLEKNKKHNIEVVIDRLVVKEGITARLADSLESALQFGNGKVIIDVMGQEELLFSEHHACPICGFSISELEPRLFSFNSPFGACPDCDGLGNKLVVDVDLVIPDWNLTLKENAIAPWESISSQYYPQLLESVCNHYGIDMNIPVKNIPKNLMDKILYGSGKEYIHFRYENDFGQVRENDIQFEGVMKNVERRYKETSSDYIREQMQKYMAEQPCRTCKGYRLKKEALAVLINGQHIGKITEKSVVECYEFMEKVDLTDKEKQIANLILREIKERVGFLINVGLDYLTLSRAAGTLSGGEAQRIRLATQIGSRLTGVLYILDEPSIGLHQRDNDKLIDTLRQMRDIGNTLIVVEHDEDTMMAADYLIDVGPGAGVHGGEIISVGTPKEVMNDPQSITGQYLSGKKFIPLPLERKQSDGRYIEITGAKENNLKNVNVKIPLGMFIAVTGVSGSGKSTLINEILHKGLAQKLNRAKAKPGAHKEIKGIEQLEKVIDIDQSPIGRTPRSNPATYTGVFDDIRDVFATTNEAKVRGYKKGRFSFNVKGGRCEACRGDGIIKIEMHFLPDVYVPCEVCHGKRYNRETLEVKYKGKNISDVLEMTVEDGVSFFENIPKIHRKLQTIVDVGLGYIKLGQPATTLSGGEAQRVKLASELHRRSTGKSFYILDEPTTGLHVDDISRLLIVLQRLVENGDTVLVIEHNLDVIKTADYIIDLGPEGGDKGGTILGTGTPEDIANLKGSYTGKYLKPILDRERQRMKNSIEEAEKIATT